From Candidatus Methylomirabilis limnetica:
CGCCATCAGAGGTCAAGAGACCCCAGAAGGCGTAGTGCTATGGCGAGAAATATTCCATACACGCTCTGCAATGTCAACTCTTTCTCGTGCCCCTTTTCGGCCAGACCAGCGCCGTGGCAACCCTCGCCCTCCCACCAAGACAAAGGGATCAGGAATTTTTCGCCTGGTCTGGCCCCTTCATCTCATCTAACCGGAGCGGAAGCAACGGGCTATCCGATGGTGCCAGCGGCGTCTCTGTAGTGCACATCCACCCAGTAGCGCGGCAGACACTCGCCAGAGGGAAAGATCAAATCGGACTTGTCAAAGCCGGTGGGATCTTGCATCTCCTCTCCGGCATGGATTCGGCCCTTCACAACTGACTGAAGTGGATCAAACAGCGCGCAAAGGTCAAGAACCTCTACCAGGTGACCGGCCTGCTTATCTTTCAGAAACATTTCAGCTCCTCCTTACATCATTAGCATCATCTGCTGTAGTGACTAAAAGGGAGTTAGGCCAAACAGCATGCCCAGCCAGACGATGGCCCATATTACAAGAGCAAACACTGCTATCACGGCCACAAAAAGGGCTGGCCTGTTGAGAAAATGGCGCGACGTCCCGACCGAAACCGAACTGACATACTCAAGACGAACCTCCTGATCAGGTCTAATCCGGCCTTGAAGAGCCTTCGCGAAATCATAGGCCTGTTCGCGATGCCACGGCCAGCCCTTCATTATCTCTCGGTTCCCGTCCGTGGTGTTGACAATAACAGTTGGGGTACCCTTGAGGAGGCAGTAGCCAAACAGGATAAACATAACACCGACAAGAATCAGCATCGTGGGTACCCCAATCAGAATAAGAAGGATCCCATTGCTGAAGCTGCGGGATATTACAAATTCTACCGACGCGATATGGCTGAGGGGCGCTTTCTCCTCGCGCCCTTCTGTCAACCAACCTCTATTCGGGTGGTAGACGACCCGTTCGTCTGTGACCGACCCGAATATGTTGTCGACGTAGGTCGTTTCCGCTTCCGCCTCGGGCATGCCTCAACCTCCCCTCACCCTGACAGGACCAGCGCCACTCTGAGTTAGTAGCGAATCAATTTTATGCTCGACAAATCGATAGATGTTCGCAAAGAAATCCGATACCAACGGTCGCTACGCTCACATACATATCCCATGTCAGACTACTTCCACAGCTAGTGTAGTGTCTCGTAAATAGCTTTACATGTCCCGTTCGCCCTGAGCTTGTCGAAGGGTCAATGCTTTCAATGCGTTTCGCCTATGGTTCGACAGGCTCACCACGAACGGAATGTTGATGAATTTATGAAATACTACACCAGAGCCCATAGAACCGCCTGACGATTGAGTAGGCTTGTCAGCCTAGCCTGTTCTAAGACCTTCTACAACTGCTACGATTCTCTAGCCTCTCAGTGGACTTGTCAAGGTCCTGGGTGGCCTATCCTCAGGAAATCCCCCCACCTTCATCCTCCCCCACGTGGGGGGGGAGGAGTCCGCGTGAGGTGCCCCTTCCCCCCTTGTGGGGGAAGGTGAGGATGGGGGGTGAAGAGGCCGTTTCGTGCGCCGTGGAGCTGACCGCTGAAAGCTAATGGCTTCATTCTTCGGCGGTTGTGGGATCGATCATCGACCTGATCTCCGACACGCGATTCGCCGGAAAGCCGCCATGGCGGGCGTGCTCCAGGACCATTTCGACGTTCGGCGCGATGTAGACACAGTAAACCTTCTCATCGGTCACGTAGCTGTGGACCCACTGAATCTGCGGTCCCAGCTTGCCGAGCACGCCGCACGACTTCTGCGAGATGGCCTGAAGCTCTTTAGCCGAAAGCTGCCCCGCCCCAGGGATGTCACGCTCAATCAGATACTTCGGCATTGTCAATCTCCTTCATAAATAGCCTTCAGCCGTCGGCCTTCAAACGTAGGTCGGGTTAGCGCAGCGTAACCCGACAACTATCAGCTTCGTAAGTAGTGTCCGCCACGACTTTCAGGTGAGTCCGTTATTGTTGGATGGCGACGGCGAACGGCATCTTCCCGACGGGGACGGTGGCGATCACCTTCTCGGTCGCGACGTCGATGACCGAAACCGCGTCGCTGCGACCACACGCAACATAAAGACGCTGCTCGTCCGGCGTAAAGGCCAGATACCAGGCCCGCTGGCCCACGGGGATCTTCTTGGTGATGGTCAAGGTGCGGGCATTGATCACATATACGGCATTGGTCCGCCCATGCGCCACATAGAGGCGGCGGCCGTCTCGTGTCACGACCACCCCAACGGGCCGTTCGCCAACCGGGATGGTCTTGATCACCCGGTGCTTGGCCACATCAATCACCGATAAGACGCCGGGGTCGGCCTGCTCGCTTGTCACGTAGGCATATCTACCATTCGGGCTGAAGGCAATTCCACGCGGGTTCTTCGCAACCGGGATGGCGGCCACCACCTTGAGGGCCGAGGTATCGATGACCGAGATGGTGCTAGATGTCTCGTTGGACACGTAGGCAATCTTTCCATTCGGGCTAATCGCAATCCATTCAGGCTCCACCTGGACCTCAATGGTGGCAATCACCGTACCGGTCTTAGTGTCCATCACCGTAACCGTTCCGCCGTTCTCGTTCACCGCGTACAGACGAGCCCCGTCAGGACTGAGCGCTACCCCCTCGGGATCCACCCCAGCGGGCCACGTCGCCACAACCTTGCCGGCCTCGGCATCAATGACACTGATATCGTCGGAATTACCATTGGCAATGTACACGCGACGTCGGTCCAGCGAGATCGCGATTCCTCTCGGGCGCTTGCCAACCGGGATCGAGTTGACAACTGTATTGTTTGTGGTGTCGATGACTGAGACATCATCCGATTTCTCATTCGTCGCATAGGCCATCGGCCCAGCCGAGGCGGCCGACGAGATATGGGCAAACCACAACAGAAGCGCCATTACAAGAGCCCACCCGCCCCGGCATCGTCCGTCTCGCATTATGTATTCTCCTCATCCCACAATGGATCGTGCGTTTGCCCCACCCAAAATGGATGCAGCAGGCAGCACCCCTTCGTTATTGCGGCAATGTGAGGATTTCCTATCACAGATCGGAAGGGATGTCCATCACGAAGGCAGGTCCCAAGAGCAGCAATAGAAAGTTGTCATTGCGAACGAAGTGAAGCAATCTCGCATTATTGCACTGGGATTGCCGCGCACCCAACGGGCGCTCGCAATGACGGGAAGAATCGAGTGACTGCGAAGTCTATCGCTGTTCTTGAGATAGTCACTCCGCTTAACCATCCCCTTCCGAATGCGTCGGCAGGGCAGCCCAGGCGTAAGTCCGACATTTCGACGTTGCCAGCAGGGTGCGACAGCGACTATAATGCATCAAACAGGTAGATAGACTGAAGACTAAAGGCTTTTAGGGGCAGGAGACGAGAGGATCGGAAAGGGTTTGATTCGGCCTTGCGAGAGAATGTATAGCCTTCGGCCTTCAACCTAAACACCTGAGTCGTGACAATCATCGTATCGATACCATGGAATTAACCCACACAAACACGGAGGAGTGATGAGCGTACTCGTTGGTAAGTTCGCACCCGATTTTACTGTAACCGCCGTCATGCCGGATGGCAGCTTCAAAGATAACTTTATGTTGGCCGACTACAAGCACACCAAGTATGTTGTGCTCTTCTTCTATCCCCTCGATTTTACCTTCGTCTGCCCTTCAGAGATTATCGCCTTTGACCACCGCGTGGCTGAGTTCAACAAGCGCGGCGTACAGGTTGTCGGTTGCTCCGTAGATTCACAGTTCACCCATTCCGCATGGCGCGGCACCCCTGTCAATAAGGGGGGCATCGGTCCGGTCGGCTATCCACTGATAGCTGACCTTAAAAAGGAATTCGCTTGCGCATACGACGTACTGCTGTCGGGCGGAGTGGCCCTGCGCGGATCCTTCCTGATCGACAAACACGGCATCGTCCAGCACCAGGTTATCAACAACCTGCCGCTCGGGCGCAATGTGGATGAGATGCTTCGCATGGTGGATGCGCTCCAGTTCCACGAGGCCCATGGAGAGGTCTGCCCAGCCGGATGGACAAAGGGGGCCAAGGGAATGCAACCTAACGCCGAGGGTGTTGCAAGCTACCTGACCAGCGAGGCTGCAAAGCTGTAAGGATCATGGTGATTGGGGTGGTCGCGCCATGCAGGTTAGGATTTCCGCCTGCGCCGGCCACCCTAGACTTCCTTGTGCGACGGTATAACCCTGCCCTTCCTCGTTATTCGGTCGCCACCTACCTGTAAGGTAAACCTCAGGCTGATGCGGTACACCGAATTTCATTCCGGCTTTATCTGGGCATCGTTGACAACGGCGATCGTCGCGGGATTTGCGTTCGGCGCCTACCTGGCTGTGGTCATTGGCTACGGCTTTCCCGTGGGGCAGGGATTCTACTCCCTTATCCAGACACACGGGCATCTGCAACTCGTTGGCTGGGTAGGGCTATTTATCATGGGCGTCAGCCTTCATTTCATTCCCCGGCTGGCCAGCTTCCCCATTCCTCACCCCGAACGGATGAACCGGATTCTTTGGTTGATGGCTCCTGGGCTCCTCCTCCGGGCGGTCGGAGGGACGGTCCTAGCCTACATCGAGGGTAGTCCGATCTTCGTTCCTCTGAGTTGGCTGGTAGTTGCCTCGGGGGTACTGGAAGGAGGCGCGATTATCCTGTACGTGTCACTCCTAATTGAAACCATACGCGGAAGCGATAAGGCCAGAAGGCTTCCAGCGTTGAGCGCGGTCAAACCGTATTTCGGCATGATGGCGGTCGGCTGGGTCCTCTATGCGTGTCTCAATCTGTTCTTGGTGCTTCATATGGCGCTGAACAGTACTACTACCGTGGACACCGCCTGGAATGAGTTTGCCAATACCACCTTCATGAGTCTCGTGCTCCTGCCTGTGGCCTTCGCCCTTTCGGTTCGCCTCTTTCCGCTGTACCTGGCCTTGCCGGCTCCGGATTGGCCGGTCTTCGGGACAGGATACGCGTATCTCCTGGCTGTATTCCTGCAAGTGGTCCCCGCGGCGCCTCCCCTGGCAGGACTCGCGCCGGAGGCCACCAGGTTGGTTGTCGCCCTGGGAACGCTACTGAAGGGGGGCGTTATCCTCTGGTTCGTGTGGCAACTGGATCTACTCACTCGCCGCCGGCCCCTAGGTCGCCATGCCCGCTTTCTGGATACTGGGCCGGATCGCCCGCCCACGCGACCGGGCTTACCGGATTATGGAGAGTTTGGCCGATTCGAACGCCTGGTCTACGCCGCCTACACGTGGCTTGTCCTTGCCGCGTTCGTCGAACTCCTTTGCGGTGCTGCAATCTTGTTAGGCTATTCGATCTCGATCGGCACAGACGCGATCCGTCATATGTATCTACTCGGCTTCATCACCCACCTCATTTTCGGCGCGTCCGTCCGTATGCTGCCTGGCTTCCTGAGGAAGAAACGTGTGGCCAGTACCTCGTTAGTTGACACCACCTTTTGGTTGGGCAGTACGGCGGCGGTTTGTCGCGTGGTGCCATTACTTCTGCCATCTTGGCTATTTGACGAGCTTCCTGCTGGCGTCATGCTTACCCAAACTGCCTTTGCGATCTCAGGATTACTCGGGTGGGGAGCCGTCCTGTGCCTCGCGATGAATTTGCGCCAGACTCAAAGTAATTGCTATCAGGAAGCAACTGGACAACGTCCCCCGGCTGGTCGCGGTCCGGGAAATGCCCTGACAGAGGGTTATCGTGAGCGCTGAACTGGACTTCATTAGTGGTTATATGGAGCGAGTCAACCCTGGCAACCAAGGGGTGTGCGGGGCCACGCGGAGCAGGAGAAGTAAAAGGGAGGTCATAAAAGCATGAGGGCAATATTGATCGGAATCTGTGTGGGCGCG
This genomic window contains:
- a CDS encoding peroxiredoxin produces the protein MSVLVGKFAPDFTVTAVMPDGSFKDNFMLADYKHTKYVVLFFYPLDFTFVCPSEIIAFDHRVAEFNKRGVQVVGCSVDSQFTHSAWRGTPVNKGGIGPVGYPLIADLKKEFACAYDVLLSGGVALRGSFLIDKHGIVQHQVINNLPLGRNVDEMLRMVDALQFHEAHGEVCPAGWTKGAKGMQPNAEGVASYLTSEAAKL
- a CDS encoding DUF4242 domain-containing protein, encoding MPKYLIERDIPGAGQLSAKELQAISQKSCGVLGKLGPQIQWVHSYVTDEKVYCVYIAPNVEMVLEHARHGGFPANRVSEIRSMIDPTTAEE
- a CDS encoding beta-propeller fold lactonase family protein, translating into MRDGRCRGGWALVMALLLWFAHISSAASAGPMAYATNEKSDDVSVIDTTNNTVVNSIPVGKRPRGIAISLDRRRVYIANGNSDDISVIDAEAGKVVATWPAGVDPEGVALSPDGARLYAVNENGGTVTVMDTKTGTVIATIEVQVEPEWIAISPNGKIAYVSNETSSTISVIDTSALKVVAAIPVAKNPRGIAFSPNGRYAYVTSEQADPGVLSVIDVAKHRVIKTIPVGERPVGVVVTRDGRRLYVAHGRTNAVYVINARTLTITKKIPVGQRAWYLAFTPDEQRLYVACGRSDAVSVIDVATEKVIATVPVGKMPFAVAIQQ
- a CDS encoding acetyltransferase; the encoded protein is MFLKDKQAGHLVEVLDLCALFDPLQSVVKGRIHAGEEMQDPTGFDKSDLIFPSGECLPRYWVDVHYRDAAGTIG